One genomic region from Astyanax mexicanus isolate ESR-SI-001 unplaced genomic scaffold, AstMex3_surface scaffold_38, whole genome shotgun sequence encodes:
- the LOC111197354 gene encoding GTPase IMAP family member 7-like isoform X1 — translation MANIPPKLQVRAEPEGGPEKDLHTPTGKTEHSEYAPRKLVRWSSSEIEHPNMSLRTMVLVGKTGTGKSSSGNTILGRNAFKSATSSISVTGECRKETGEVSGRKIIMVDTPGLFDTDLSEEELREELSKCINMTAPGPHAIILTIELGPFTKEDLQTVQKIRAVFGKEADKYTIILFTHGDHLTGGMGIDGYVKRRANDELRQVIQQCGRRYHVFDNTRINDRLQVVDFLDKVEEMVVRNGGECYTNSVYKDVEKRLRETEEELRKHHKKNLEEQKLKLESKFSEEKRKIENLKVSGEEKERKSKELELLEERKNRVMIEYERYYNEKITESRQEAEQTVFPETVLKEMANLSI, via the exons ATGGCAAATATTCCCCCCAAACTACAAG TGAGGGCGGAACCGGAGGGTGGTCCTGAAAAAGACCTTCATACCCCCACTGGGAAga ctGAACACAGTGAATATGCTCCTCGTAAGCTGGTGCGGTGGAGCAGCAGTGAAATTGAACATCCAAACA TGTCTCTGAGGACAATGGTGTTGGTGGGAAAGACAGGCACAGGAAAGAGCTCCTCTGGAAACACCATCCTTGGCCGAAATGCTTTCAAATCTGCCACAAGCAGCATCTCAGTCACAGGAGAGTGCAGGAAGGAGACTGGAGAGGTGTCTGGGAGAAAGATTATAATGGTGGACACTCCAGGTCTGTTTGATACAGATCTCTCTGAAGAAGAACTGAGGGAAGAGCTCAGTAAGTGCATTAACATGACGGCTCCAGGACCCCACGCCATCATCTTGACCATAGAGCTCGGACCCTTCACCAAAGAGGATCTCCAAACTGTGCAGAAGATCAGAGCTGTTTTTGGAAAGGAAGCAGACAAATACACCATCATCCTCTTCACTCACGGAGATCACCTGACAGGTGGTATGGGTATTGATGGGTATGTCAAACGTCGGGCCAATGATGAACTCCGTCAGGTCATCCAGCAGTGTGGTAGGAGGTACCACGTCTTTGACAACACCAGAATAAACGATCGCTTACAGGTTGTGGATTTCTTAGACAAAGTGGAGGAGATGGTGGTCCGTAATGGAGGCGAGTGCTACACTAACAGTGTGTATAAGGATGTTGAAAAAAGGCTCAGAGAAACGGAAGAAGAATTACGAAAACATCACAAGAAGAATCTGGAGGAGCAGAAGTTGAAGCTGGAATCCAAGTTCAGTGAGGAAAAGaggaaaatagaaaatctgaaagtATCTGGGgaggaaaaagagaggaaaagtaaaGAGCTGGAACTTTTAGAAGAACGGAAGAACAGGGTTATGATTGAGTATGAACGATATTATAATGAGAAGATCACAGAAAGCAGACAAGAGGCAGAACAAACAGTGTTTCCTGAGACTGTTCTCAAGGAAATGGCAAATCTCAGCATCTGA
- the LOC111197354 gene encoding GTPase IMAP family member 7-like isoform X6 — MANIPPKLQAEHSEYAPRKLVRWSSSEIEHPNMSLRTMVLVGKTGTGKSSSGNTILGRNAFKSATSSISVTGECRKETGEVSGRKIIMVDTPGLFDTDLSEEELREELSKCINMTAPGPHAIILTIELGPFTKEDLQTVQKIRAVFGKEADKYTIILFTHGDHLTGGMGIDGYVKRRANDELRQVIQQCGRRYHVFDNTRINDRLQVVDFLDKVEEMVVRNGGECYTNSVYKDVEKRLRETEEELRKHHKKNLEEQKLKLESKFSEEKRKIENLKVSGEEKERKSKELELLEERKNRVMIEYERYYNEKITESRQEAEQTVFPETVLKEMANLSI; from the exons ATGGCAAATATTCCCCCCAAACTACAAG ctGAACACAGTGAATATGCTCCTCGTAAGCTGGTGCGGTGGAGCAGCAGTGAAATTGAACATCCAAACA TGTCTCTGAGGACAATGGTGTTGGTGGGAAAGACAGGCACAGGAAAGAGCTCCTCTGGAAACACCATCCTTGGCCGAAATGCTTTCAAATCTGCCACAAGCAGCATCTCAGTCACAGGAGAGTGCAGGAAGGAGACTGGAGAGGTGTCTGGGAGAAAGATTATAATGGTGGACACTCCAGGTCTGTTTGATACAGATCTCTCTGAAGAAGAACTGAGGGAAGAGCTCAGTAAGTGCATTAACATGACGGCTCCAGGACCCCACGCCATCATCTTGACCATAGAGCTCGGACCCTTCACCAAAGAGGATCTCCAAACTGTGCAGAAGATCAGAGCTGTTTTTGGAAAGGAAGCAGACAAATACACCATCATCCTCTTCACTCACGGAGATCACCTGACAGGTGGTATGGGTATTGATGGGTATGTCAAACGTCGGGCCAATGATGAACTCCGTCAGGTCATCCAGCAGTGTGGTAGGAGGTACCACGTCTTTGACAACACCAGAATAAACGATCGCTTACAGGTTGTGGATTTCTTAGACAAAGTGGAGGAGATGGTGGTCCGTAATGGAGGCGAGTGCTACACTAACAGTGTGTATAAGGATGTTGAAAAAAGGCTCAGAGAAACGGAAGAAGAATTACGAAAACATCACAAGAAGAATCTGGAGGAGCAGAAGTTGAAGCTGGAATCCAAGTTCAGTGAGGAAAAGaggaaaatagaaaatctgaaagtATCTGGGgaggaaaaagagaggaaaagtaaaGAGCTGGAACTTTTAGAAGAACGGAAGAACAGGGTTATGATTGAGTATGAACGATATTATAATGAGAAGATCACAGAAAGCAGACAAGAGGCAGAACAAACAGTGTTTCCTGAGACTGTTCTCAAGGAAATGGCAAATCTCAGCATCTGA